TCGCCGACCTGGTTCGAGGACTCCCCGCCGGGGCAGCCGTCGGCCCAGATGGACCAGCTCGGGTGGTCGTCGCGGATGTCGGCGGTGGTGCGCCCCTCGTACTCGCCGTAGTTCCACTCGGCCAGGTCGCCGACCGTGCCGGTGACCGTGAGACCGGCGAGCCGCGCGGTGTGCAGTGCCCGGGCGCGGGGGCTGGTCAGGACCGCGGCGAAGCGCCGGCCGGCGAGGAAGCGGCCGAGGGCGCGGGCCTGCCGCTCGCCGTCGGGGGTGAGCTGGAGGTCGGTGTACGAGGTGTGCCGGCGGCTGGCGCTCCAGGTGGTCTCGCCGTGCCGGATCAGCAGGAGCTCTCCCATTCGCCCAGTCAACCAGACGACCCGCCTCCCGTCGTTCACCTAGTGTCCTAGGATGCCCTAGCGGGTGTGCGGGCCGCCACAGACCACGAACGGCACACGACCGACAAGGCCCAGAGCCCACAGAACGGGTCGGAGGATTGAGCTGGCCGGAGGACGGCCGCGAGCGACGTGGGTGTGCCCAGAGACGTCGCCGCGCCCGGCGGGGGAGACGTGGCGGGAGTCGCGTGCCGGGGGCGGGTGGTCCGGAAACGCGTCACCCCCGGAGCCGGTGCCGGCTCCGGGGGTGACGGTGCGCTGGTGGTCAGTCGTTGCGGTGCGCGGCCCACCACTGCTGCCCGGTCTCGGGCAGGGTGTCGATCGGGTCGTAGTAGGCGTGGCGCTTGTTGAGCGCCTCGGCGTCGGCGGACTCGATGGAGGTGCGGTAGTTCTTCGTCCAGTACGAGATGCCGCGGTCGCGGTCGTACTCGGTGAGCATGTGCACCCAGCGCTTGCCGACGAAGGGGACGTCGCAGACGATGCGTGGGGTGGCGTAGCCGGGCAGGTAGCCCATGATGTCGTGCTGGAGCTGCTGGGCGTGCCAGACCGGGACCCGCCAGTGCTCGGCGTTGGGGATCATGTCGCACATGTAGAAGTAGTACGGCAGGATGCCCGCCTCGCCCTGGAGGGCGAAGCAGAGGTCGAGCAGGTCGGGGGCGGTGGCGTTGACGCCGCGCATGAGCACGCCCTGGTTGCGCACGTCGCGTACGCCGACGTCGAGGGCGGTCTGGGCGGCCCGGGCGACCAGCGGGGTGAGCGACTGGGCGTGGTTGACGTGGGTGTGGATGGCGAGGTTGACCCCGCGTCGGGCGGCGGTGCGCGCGACCCGTTCGAGGCCCTCGACGACGTCGGGCTGGAGCCAGTGCTGGGGCAGGCCCATGAGGGCCTTGGTGGCGAGCCGGATGTCGCGGATGGTCTCGATCTCCAGCAGCCGCATCAGGTAGGACTCGAGGTTCTTCCACGGGACGTTGGCCACGTCGCCGCCGGAGACGACGACGTCACGGACGCCGGGGTGGGCCTTGAGGTAGCCGATGTGGGCGTCGTAGCGGTCGACGGGCTTGAGGGTCAGCTTGAGCTTGTCGACGGCGGGGGTGGAGTTGCCGACGAGGTCCATGCGGGTGCAGTGCCCGCAGTACTGGGGGCAGGTGGAGAGCAGCTCGGCGAGGACCTTGGTGGGGTAGCGGTGGGTGAGGCCCTCGGCGACCCACATGTCGTGTTCGTGCAGGGAGTCGCGGCTGGCGTACGGGTGGGAGGGCCAGTCGGTGCGCCGGTCGGAGGCGACGGGGATCATGTAGCGCCGGATGGGGTCGGCGAAGAACGCCTCGGTGGTCATCGGGGCGAACGGGACCATGGTGTTGATCATCTGCGGCGGCACCAGCATGGACATGGTGGCCAGGGCCTTCTGGTCGGCCTCGAGGTCGGCGTAGAAGGTCTCGTCGACCGCGTCGCCGAGGACGGTGCGCAGCTGTTTGATGTTCTTGACGCAGTTGACGCGCTGCCACTGTGCGTTCTCCCACTGGTCGCGGGTGACGTGGCGCCAGCCGGGGAAGCGGGTCCAGTCGGGTTCCACGAGGGGCGCGCGGCGGTATTCGTAGGGCTGTCCGGCGGTGGGGACCGCGACCGGCGCCGGGCGGGGCGGGGACAGGGTCTCCACCGGTTGGGTCTGGGTCACGGCCCCTCCTCGATGTGGTGCGGTTGATCAGCGACCCTGAAGGCTACTGGAAAATATTCGGTGAAGAAATTAGTCTGCCGTAAGTTTTCCCGCTACGCGAGCCCTGGTCGGGGCTTCGAGCGGCGTGACAGGGGAGGTCGGCGTGACGTCACCGGTGGGTCTGCACCGCGTTGTCGAACCGGCGGGGGTGCTGCCGCAGGCCGCGTGGCGGCTGGACGCGAGTCCGGAGATCGCGCCGAACGAGGTGCGCATCCGGGTGGAGCGGTTGAACCTGGACGCGGCGAGCTTCCGGCAGCTGTGGGAGAAGCACGGCGGGGACGGCGACGCGGTCCGCGCCGAGGTGCTCCAGATCGTGTCCGCCCGGGGCAAGATGCAGAACCCGGTGACCGGGTCGGGCGGGATGCTGATCGGCACGGTGGAGGAGGCGGGGCGGCGTTCCCCGCTGGGGCTGCGGGCGGGGCAGCGGGTGGCGACCCTGGTGTCGCTGACGCTGACGCCGCTGACGATCCTCGACGGGTTGGCCCGCTGGGACGGGCGCAGCGAGCAGGTGCCGTGCGACGGGTACGCGATCCTGTTCGCCCGGTCGATCGCGGCGGTGCTGCCGGCGGATCTCGATGCGCAGCTGTCCCTGGCGGTGCTGGACGTGTGCGGGGCGCCGGCGCTGACGGCGCGGGTGGTGTCGCGCTACGTGGCGGAGCGGGAGCGGGCGGGGGATGCGACGCCGGTGCGGGTGGCGGTGGTCGGTGGCGCGGGCAAGAGCGGGTCGCTGTCGCTGGCGGCGGCGCGGCGGGCGGGTGCGGCCCGTACGGTCGGGGTGGTGCCGGTGGTGGCGGAGCGCGACGCGCTGGCGGCGGTGGGGCTGGCGGACGCGGTGGCGTTGGCCGACGCCCGGGATCCGGTGGCGTTGTCGACGGCCGTGACGACGGCGCTGGAGGCGCCGGCGGACGTGACGGTGGTCTGCGTGGACGTGCCGGGCTGTGAGCACGGTGCGGTGCTGGCGACGGCGGACGGCGGCACGGTGGTGTTCTTCTCGATGGCGACGAGTTTCGCGGCGGCGGCGTTGGGGGCGGAGGGCCTGGCGGCGGACGTGACGATGCTGGTCGGCAACGGTTACGTGCCGGGGCACGCGGAGTTCGCGTTGGGTCTGCTGCGCGCGGAGTCGGGGGTGCGGGCGTTGTTCGAGGCGCGTCTGGCGGCAGACTGATGGTCATGACGAACCCCTCGACTCTGTACCGCGGCGGGACGCTGCACTGCCCGGCCGATCCGAGCGCGACGGCTCTGCTGGTCACCGACGGCCGGATCTCCTGGTTGGGGGTGGACGCGGACGCGCCGGCCGCCGATCGGGTGGTGGATCTGGACGGGGCGTTGGTGACGCCGGCGTTCGTCGACGCGCACGTGCACGCGACGGACACGGGGTTGGCGTTGTCGGGGCTGGACCTGTCGGGGGTGCGCTCGGCGGCGGAGTTGC
The nucleotide sequence above comes from Micromonospora sp. M71_S20. Encoded proteins:
- a CDS encoding zinc-binding alcohol dehydrogenase is translated as MGLHRVVEPAGVLPQAAWRLDASPEIAPNEVRIRVERLNLDAASFRQLWEKHGGDGDAVRAEVLQIVSARGKMQNPVTGSGGMLIGTVEEAGRRSPLGLRAGQRVATLVSLTLTPLTILDGLARWDGRSEQVPCDGYAILFARSIAAVLPADLDAQLSLAVLDVCGAPALTARVVSRYVAERERAGDATPVRVAVVGGAGKSGSLSLAAARRAGAARTVGVVPVVAERDALAAVGLADAVALADARDPVALSTAVTTALEAPADVTVVCVDVPGCEHGAVLATADGGTVVFFSMATSFAAAALGAEGLAADVTMLVGNGYVPGHAEFALGLLRAESGVRALFEARLAAD
- a CDS encoding KamA family radical SAM protein → MTQTQPVETLSPPRPAPVAVPTAGQPYEYRRAPLVEPDWTRFPGWRHVTRDQWENAQWQRVNCVKNIKQLRTVLGDAVDETFYADLEADQKALATMSMLVPPQMINTMVPFAPMTTEAFFADPIRRYMIPVASDRRTDWPSHPYASRDSLHEHDMWVAEGLTHRYPTKVLAELLSTCPQYCGHCTRMDLVGNSTPAVDKLKLTLKPVDRYDAHIGYLKAHPGVRDVVVSGGDVANVPWKNLESYLMRLLEIETIRDIRLATKALMGLPQHWLQPDVVEGLERVARTAARRGVNLAIHTHVNHAQSLTPLVARAAQTALDVGVRDVRNQGVLMRGVNATAPDLLDLCFALQGEAGILPYYFYMCDMIPNAEHWRVPVWHAQQLQHDIMGYLPGYATPRIVCDVPFVGKRWVHMLTEYDRDRGISYWTKNYRTSIESADAEALNKRHAYYDPIDTLPETGQQWWAAHRND
- a CDS encoding histidine phosphatase family protein; translation: MGELLLIRHGETTWSASRRHTSYTDLQLTPDGERQARALGRFLAGRRFAAVLTSPRARALHTARLAGLTVTGTVGDLAEWNYGEYEGRTTADIRDDHPSWSIWADGCPGGESSNQVGERLDRVLARVHPLLDRGTVALVGHAHSLRVLGARWVGLPPSAGGLLRLDTATVSVLGHEHGRRVILRWNQPVPPTPATAPESGARH